In Rissa tridactyla isolate bRisTri1 chromosome 8, bRisTri1.patW.cur.20221130, whole genome shotgun sequence, one genomic interval encodes:
- the ZRANB2 gene encoding zinc finger Ran-binding domain-containing protein 2, translating into MSTKNFRVSDGDWICPDKKCGNVNFARRTSCNRCGREKTTEAKMMKAGGTEIGKTLAEKSRGLFSANDWQCKTCGNVNWARRSECNMCNTPKYAKLEERTGYGGGFNERENVEYIEREESDGEYDEFGRKKKKYRGKPVGPASILKEVEDKESEGEDEEDEDEDLSKYKLDEDEDEDDADLSKYNLDASEEEDTNKKKKSNRRSRSKSRSSHSRSSSRSSSHSSSRSRSRSHSRSSSSSRSRSRSSSREHSRSRGSKSRSSSRSYRGSSTPRKRSYSSSRSSSSPERSKKRSRSRSSSSGDRKKRRSRSRSPERRRRSSSGSSHSGSRTSSKKK; encoded by the exons ATGTCGACCAAGAATTTCCGCGTGAGCGACGGGGACTGGATCTGCCCCGACAAGAA ATGTGGGAATGTTAACTTTGCTAGGAGAACCAGCTGTAACAGATGCGGAAGAG aaaaaacgACAGAAGCCAAAATGATGAAAGCTGGAGGGACTGAAATAGGAAAGACACTCGCTGAAAAGAGTCGTGGCCTCTTCAGTGCTAACGACTGGCAGTGTAAAAC ATGTGGTAATGTGAATTGGGCCAGAAGATCAGAATGTAATATGTGTAATACTCCAAAGTACGCAAAATTGGAGGAGAGGACAG GGTATGGAGGAGGATTTAATGAACGAGAGAATGTTGAATATATAGAACGCGAAGAATCAGACGGGGAGTATGATGAG TTTGGAcgcaaaaagaaaaagtacagaggGAAGCCGGTTGGTCCTGCATCTATCCTGAAGGAAGTAGAAGACAAGGAATCTGaaggggaagatgaggaggatgaggatgaagatCTCTCCAAATATAAATTGGATGAG gatgaggatgaagatgatgCTGACCTTTCAAAATATAATCTTGATGCCAGTGAAGAAGAGGACactaataagaaaaagaaatccaatagGCGCAGTCGGTCTAAGTCTCGATCTTCCCACTCCCGATCTTCATCGCGCTCATCCTCTCATTCAAGCTCAAGGTCTAGGTCCAG GTCCCATTCAAGAAGTTCTTCCAGTTCCAGATCAAGATCTCGTTCCAGTTCCAGAGAACACTCTAGATCTCGTGGGTCGAAATCAAG ATCCAGCTCCAGGTCCTACAGGGGGTCTTCCACCCCAAGGAAAAGATCTTACTCAAGCTCTCGTTCATCATCTTCCCCCGAGAGAAGCAAGAAGCGAAGTCGTTCTAGATCTTCTTCATCTGGTGATCGCAAAAAAAGACGATCGAGATCACGGTCACCCGAAAG ACGCCGCAGATCATCATCTGGATCTTCCCATTCTGGTTCCCGTACAAgttctaaaaagaaataa